Proteins encoded within one genomic window of Couchioplanes caeruleus:
- a CDS encoding PH domain-containing protein, whose translation MVHVSTPTHEAVAFRPRRIRWVAGVSAAAVVILFTVLSFGLHGSTGSGLGQFARGDQSAMIGLGVLAALGILAFTRPRVRADADHVQIRNVVGNFDLPWSAVRAVRFDRNSAWAMLELHDDETVPVHALQAADKEYAVEGVRTLRALHSAASS comes from the coding sequence GTGGTGCACGTGAGTACTCCCACGCATGAGGCGGTCGCGTTCCGGCCGCGTCGCATCCGCTGGGTGGCCGGCGTCTCCGCCGCCGCGGTGGTGATCCTCTTCACCGTGCTCAGCTTCGGGCTGCACGGCTCGACCGGCAGCGGCCTCGGGCAGTTCGCGCGTGGTGACCAGAGCGCGATGATCGGCCTCGGTGTGCTCGCCGCCCTGGGCATCCTGGCCTTCACCCGCCCCCGGGTACGCGCGGACGCCGACCACGTGCAGATCCGCAACGTCGTCGGCAACTTCGATCTGCCCTGGTCGGCGGTGCGCGCGGTGCGCTTCGACCGCAACTCGGCCTGGGCGATGCTGGAGCTGCACGACGACGAGACGGTGCCGGTGCACGCGCTCCAGGCGGCCGACAAGGAGTACGCCGTCGAAGGGGTCCGGACGCTGCGGGCCCTTCATTCGGCCGCTTCCTCGTGA